TGATTCTGTGTCACCTCCacaacataaacaacaaaaataaaaattctgaaaTCAGGGTTTGCCCTGTGTCATAACAATAAGCCAAATAAATGGAATAAACAATGATGAGAGTTTGGAGCAGAAAATCTAGACTGAACTGAATACGAGCTCATCTGTTCCCTCAGGAATTGCAGCAATTTGGTTTGTCACCAGTGTGATTTCTGTCATCAACACATTACTGCCATGTCTGAAAACTCACTCATTTGTAAGGTTGAAACTTTTAACCAGTATGGATTCCCATGTGTCTTTTCAGGTTCGCCATCTGACTAAATCTTTTTCCACAGATCCGACAGGAatgtggcttctcacctgtgtggattCTTAAGTGAGTTTCCAATGTTGATTTCTGACTGAAACTTCTCCCACAGGTGTTACACGAAtgcggcttctcacctgtgtgaatccTCATGTGAGTTTTCAAGTGTATCATACGACTGAATCTTTTCCCACAGATGCCACACGAATGCGGCTTGTCGCCTGTATGATTTTGCATGTGAGTTTTCAAGGTTATCATGTGACtgaatcttttcccacaggtgctgCATGAAtgcggcttctcacctgtgtgaattctcatgTGTGTTTTCAAGTTTGCCATCTGACTGAATCTTTTTCCACAGGTGTCACAAGAATGCGGTTTTTCGCCTGTGTGCGTTCTCAGATGTTTAGTCAGGTTGGATTTACAATGGAATGTTTTTCCACAAGTGTGACATTTTACAGACTTTTTGCTTGTATCAGTTTTACTCTGATTCTCTGACACAGGAGAGTCGTCTACTCTGTTAGTGTAATTTCTGTCTATTTGATGTCTTCGCTCCCTCGGATCTGCATATTTAGTTGATCCTGAGTCCACATGCCCACTTTCTTCCTGAACTTGGCTCTCTGTTTCAGGAGAGCTGTGAGAAAGGACCTGATCACTGTTTGGTTCTGGTTCAGTGTGGTCACTATCCCGATAAGAAGGTGTCACCATAAAGGTATCAGTCTCCTGCTTCAGTACAAGCTGACTGGTGAAGaattcctcctgttcctctttaatctgtggacAGTCTGGGTCCTCCTGATCCAGATTGGAGTTCCTCTCCTGGTTCCAGGCCTGCTGGAGCAGACCTTCCTCTTCCTTACACTCATGTTGTTGTGGGAGGTCTGAAGGGACAAAGGGACATAAGAAAA
This portion of the Archocentrus centrarchus isolate MPI-CPG fArcCen1 chromosome 17, fArcCen1, whole genome shotgun sequence genome encodes:
- the LOC115796263 gene encoding zinc finger protein OZF-like, with the protein product MSSAQHLREFIKERLTATAAEISSEAEKTIVQYKEGMSHLCRLLDVSQKPNIIDLPQQHECKEEEGLLQQAWNQERNSNLDQEDPDCPQIKEEQEEFFTSQLVLKQETDTFMVTPSYRDSDHTEPEPNSDQVLSHSSPETESQVQEESGHVDSGSTKYADPRERRHQIDRNYTNRVDDSPVSENQSKTDTSKKSVKCHTCGKTFHCKSNLTKHLRTHTGEKPHSCDTCGKRFSQMANLKTHMRIHTGEKPHSCSTCGKRFSHMITLKTHMQNHTGDKPHSCGICGKRFSRMIHLKTHMRIHTGEKPHSCNTCGRSFSQKSTLETHLRIHTGEEPYSCSTCGKGFSQTMHLKTHMRSHTGETPYICSTCGKGFSQIRHLNTRMKIHRGVKPYPFNTCGKRFSQTMHLKTHMQIHTGEKPPGYYLKMWE